Proteins encoded in a region of the Haloarcula sp. CBA1129 genome:
- the tpiA gene encoding triose-phosphate isomerase, whose amino-acid sequence MFVLVNLKAYPCDPVEVATAAADVSDDSGVRVAVAPQAAQIGAVAETGVETWAQHVSAVEHGSHTGSTLAEAAADAGAVGTLLNHSENRLKLADIDGALDAADRADLETIVCANNPAQIGAAAALDPDGVAVEPPELIGTGTPVSKADPDIVTGAVDAAARVNGDVDVLCGAGISTGEDLVSASDLGASGVLLASGVAKADDPRAALEDLVEPLL is encoded by the coding sequence ATGTTCGTCCTTGTCAATCTGAAGGCGTACCCATGTGACCCAGTCGAGGTAGCAACCGCCGCTGCTGACGTGAGCGACGACTCCGGCGTTCGCGTCGCTGTCGCGCCACAGGCCGCACAAATCGGCGCTGTCGCGGAAACCGGCGTCGAGACGTGGGCCCAGCACGTCAGCGCCGTCGAGCACGGCAGCCACACCGGCAGTACCCTCGCCGAGGCCGCCGCAGATGCCGGCGCTGTCGGGACGCTCCTGAACCACTCCGAGAACCGACTCAAGCTCGCGGATATCGACGGCGCGCTGGATGCCGCCGACCGCGCGGACCTCGAAACCATCGTCTGTGCGAACAATCCCGCACAGATCGGCGCGGCCGCCGCGCTCGACCCCGACGGCGTCGCCGTCGAGCCGCCGGAACTCATCGGAACCGGCACGCCCGTCAGCAAGGCCGACCCGGACATCGTGACCGGCGCAGTCGACGCCGCTGCCCGCGTCAACGGCGACGTGGACGTGCTCTGTGGCGCTGGCATCTCCACCGGTGAGGACCTCGTCTCGGCGAGCGATCTCGGCGCGAGCGGCGTTCTGCTGGCGAGCGGCGTCGCAAAGGCCGACGACCCGCGCGCGGCGCTCGAAGACCTCGTCGAACCGCTCCTGTAG
- the bluB gene encoding 5,6-dimethylbenzimidazole synthase, whose product MVEFGPRDREAVYKAIYSRRDIRRFVDDPVPEEALARILDAAHNAPSVGFSQPWDFVVIEDEQTKSAVASIAERAIAAAREGYTEPRKSEFGQLKLEGITDAPVNICVTCDPTRDAPHVLGRNTMQRMDVYSTCLAVQNLWLAARTEGIGVGWVSFLYPHELRDVLNIPHHVQPVAYLCVGYPADGFPAEPVLQQEGWRRRIDRTELIHYDEWDPSRTPETQS is encoded by the coding sequence ATGGTTGAGTTCGGACCCCGCGACCGCGAGGCTGTCTACAAGGCCATCTATTCGCGACGGGACATCAGGCGATTTGTCGATGATCCCGTTCCAGAGGAAGCACTGGCACGGATTCTGGATGCAGCACACAACGCACCCAGCGTCGGGTTCTCGCAACCGTGGGACTTCGTTGTGATTGAGGATGAGCAGACGAAATCAGCGGTCGCGTCGATTGCCGAACGGGCGATAGCTGCCGCCCGTGAAGGCTATACAGAGCCGCGCAAATCAGAGTTCGGCCAGCTGAAACTGGAGGGGATAACCGATGCCCCGGTGAATATCTGTGTCACCTGTGACCCTACTCGTGATGCACCGCACGTTCTCGGCCGGAACACGATGCAGCGGATGGACGTCTATTCGACGTGTCTTGCCGTGCAAAACCTCTGGCTCGCTGCCCGTACCGAGGGTATCGGTGTCGGCTGGGTCTCGTTTCTGTATCCCCACGAACTCCGTGATGTATTGAACATTCCGCACCACGTCCAGCCCGTCGCCTACCTCTGTGTCGGATACCCAGCGGATGGCTTCCCCGCTGAACCGGTACTGCAACAGGAAGGCTGGCGTCGTCGCATCGACAGAACGGAACTGATCCACTACGACGAGTGGGACCCCAGTCGGACACCCGAAACGCAGTCATAA
- a CDS encoding ATP-binding protein translates to MAETEQITVATTSAGPGGTGEPGETVNLPVVELLTGRGFITGKSGSGKSNTASVIAEKLLDNGFGLLIVDIDGEYYGLKEEYEILHVGGDEECDIQVTEDHAGKIASLALEQNVPIILDISSFLDEEEAETLLTEVAKQLFAKAKKQKQPFLMLVEECHEWMPEKGSMGEVGKMLIKIGKRGRKHGLGIVGISQRPADVKKDYITQCDWLVWHRLTWNNDTKVVGRILDNKYADAVEDLDDGEAFMMNDWAEQVSRVQFHRKQTFDAGATPGLDDFERPELKSVSDDLVSELETISEEQQATENRIKELREELDKKNSRIAELEAELQDARDLSRMAEQFTEAMLDQAEDYNPGRTEQEKMRRQHERFADQPASDDEADDDGSRNEQSAESDETADATSGGGFGDAFSAFAEDGAAMNGGSAGDGAASNGDSAEAASNDDGADHKPATNGHAATDDVATTGASADGGATTVSANGHSESDDTAAANETDDAQLKAAIAEAVEAEQTDGADASSADETTAFDGPAVYGDLHADIEELDRKTRRMLAYYREQGPGTPLNAHFSAGGSGDRTAAYARNRELRLRGLVEHVGRGKYDTRLTALVRAESDRRLDEDEVESVVARLESMFLDGTDE, encoded by the coding sequence ATGGCAGAGACCGAACAGATAACCGTCGCGACGACAAGCGCGGGGCCGGGTGGGACCGGGGAACCGGGAGAGACAGTCAATCTCCCGGTGGTGGAACTGCTGACCGGCCGGGGGTTCATCACCGGTAAGAGCGGGTCCGGGAAGAGTAACACGGCGAGCGTCATTGCCGAGAAACTGCTCGACAACGGCTTTGGCCTGCTTATCGTCGATATCGACGGCGAGTACTACGGCCTGAAAGAGGAGTACGAGATCCTCCACGTCGGCGGCGACGAGGAGTGTGACATTCAGGTCACCGAGGACCACGCCGGCAAGATTGCCTCGCTGGCGCTGGAACAGAACGTCCCGATCATTCTGGACATCTCGTCGTTCCTCGACGAAGAGGAGGCCGAGACACTGCTGACCGAAGTGGCCAAGCAGCTGTTCGCCAAGGCGAAAAAGCAGAAACAGCCGTTCCTGATGCTCGTCGAGGAGTGCCACGAGTGGATGCCCGAGAAGGGGTCGATGGGTGAGGTCGGGAAGATGCTCATCAAGATCGGGAAGCGCGGCCGGAAACACGGGCTGGGCATCGTCGGCATCAGCCAGCGCCCCGCCGACGTAAAGAAGGACTACATCACCCAGTGTGATTGGCTCGTCTGGCACCGTCTGACTTGGAACAACGACACGAAGGTGGTCGGGCGCATCCTCGACAACAAGTATGCCGACGCCGTCGAAGACTTAGACGACGGCGAGGCGTTCATGATGAACGACTGGGCCGAGCAGGTCAGTCGGGTCCAGTTCCATCGCAAGCAGACGTTCGACGCCGGCGCGACGCCCGGCCTCGACGACTTCGAGCGGCCCGAGCTCAAGTCCGTCAGCGACGACCTCGTCTCCGAACTGGAGACCATCAGCGAGGAACAACAGGCGACGGAGAACCGCATCAAGGAACTCCGCGAGGAGCTGGACAAGAAGAACTCCCGCATCGCCGAACTGGAGGCGGAACTGCAAGACGCCAGAGACCTCTCTCGGATGGCCGAGCAGTTCACCGAAGCCATGCTGGATCAGGCCGAGGACTACAACCCCGGCCGGACGGAACAGGAGAAGATGCGCCGCCAGCACGAACGGTTTGCCGACCAGCCGGCGTCGGACGACGAGGCAGACGACGATGGCTCCCGTAACGAGCAGTCCGCGGAGTCGGACGAAACAGCCGATGCCACGTCCGGCGGCGGGTTCGGTGACGCGTTCAGTGCCTTCGCCGAGGACGGGGCCGCGATGAACGGTGGCAGCGCCGGGGACGGTGCGGCGTCGAACGGCGATAGCGCGGAAGCGGCGTCGAACGACGACGGTGCGGACCACAAGCCGGCGACGAACGGCCACGCCGCAACCGACGACGTAGCGACGACCGGCGCAAGCGCAGACGGCGGTGCAACGACGGTGTCCGCCAACGGTCACAGTGAATCCGACGACACAGCTGCTGCGAACGAAACTGATGACGCACAGCTGAAAGCGGCCATCGCCGAGGCCGTCGAAGCGGAGCAGACAGACGGAGCGGACGCATCGTCTGCCGACGAGACCACGGCGTTCGACGGTCCCGCCGTCTACGGCGACCTCCACGCCGACATCGAGGAGTTGGACCGAAAGACCCGCCGGATGCTCGCGTACTACCGCGAGCAAGGGCCCGGGACGCCGCTGAACGCCCACTTCTCGGCTGGCGGGTCCGGCGACCGGACCGCGGCCTACGCACGGAACAGAGAACTCAGACTCCGCGGGCTGGTCGAACACGTCGGCCGCGGAAAGTACGACACTCGGTTGACCGCGCTGGTTCGAGCGGAGAGCGACCGCCGACTCGACGAAGACGAGGTAGAATCGGTTGTCGCTCGACTCGAATCGATGTTTCTGGACGGAACTGACGAGTGA